A section of the Castanea sativa cultivar Marrone di Chiusa Pesio chromosome 12, ASM4071231v1 genome encodes:
- the LOC142621242 gene encoding wax ester synthase/diacylglycerol acyltransferase 11-like, which translates to MTNSGAMIGEEALSPAAQLFHSPSLNCYIVTMIGTKTKINPNFVKAGLEQTLLKHPLFSSKIVGSKEGRNMKWTPTTVKLENHVFVPNLDPSIDHPDQFVEDYVSNLTKTPMDLSKPLWEIHLLNVKTSDAEAVGVFRIHHSIGDGTSLTSLLIASTRKTSDPEALPTVPIKKRAGSTNSNTTFWWLLSIWFVLRLIWNTCVDFMLFLATFLYLKDTESPIKGAPRCDLTTKRFAYRIVSLDDIKLVKNVMNMTINDVVLGATQAGLSRYLDRRYATEDEKDGDNSNTNNLPESLRLRAIVFVNLRATAGIQDMAEMMAKGSKDKWGNEIGYVIFPLTIALHGDPLEHIGEVKAKMERKKLSLEAQCTLPFSGCVLKTFGVKAAAALTHIFTNTTVAFSNVCGPLEEISFFGHSIAFLAPSIYGFPHAITIHCQSYADKMTIILAADPNVVPDPHRLLDDLEESLQLIKDAALKKGSSKLLSEKED; encoded by the exons ATGACTAACAGTGGGGCCATGATCGGTGAGGAGGCTCTAAGTCCCGCAGCTCAGTTGTTTCATTCACCAAGTCTGAACTGTTATATTGTTACAATGATAGGGACCAAGACAAAGATCAATCCTAACTTCGTCAAAGCTGGTTTGGAGCAAACTTTGCTTAAGCATCCTCTGTTCTCTAGCAAGATa GTGGGCAGCAAGGAGGGCAGGAATATGAAATGGACTCCAACTACGGTAAAATTAGAGAACCATGTTTTTGTTCCGAATTTGGATCCAAGCATAGATCATCCAGACCAGTTTGTTGAAGACTATGTTTCAAATCTGACCAAAACTCCCATGGACCTGTCCAAACCATTATGGGAAATCCACCTCCTCAACGTCAAAACCTCGGATGCAGAGGCTGTCGGAGTATTTCGAATCCACCACTCAATTGGTGATGGTACATCTCTCACTTCACTTCTCATTGCATCTACTCGGAAAACCTCGGACCCAGAAGCATTGCCTACTGTTCCCATAAAGAAACGAGCTGGTTCAACCAATTCCAACACTACATTTTGGTGGCTATTATCCATTTGGTTTGTTTTAAGGTTGATTTGGAACACTTGTGTGGATTTTATGTTGTTCCTGGCAACCTTTCTGTATCTGAAAGACACAGAGAGTCCCATCAAAGGTGCACCCAGGTGTGATCTGACTACAAAGCGGTTCGCTTATCGTATAGTTAGTTTGGATGACATCAAGCTCGTGAAGAACGTGATGAATATG ACAATCAATGATGTTGTACTGGGAGCAACACAAGCTGGTCTTTCGCGATATCTAGACAGGAGATATG CAACTGAGGATGAGAAAGATGGGGATAATAGTAATACTAATAATCTTCCAGAAAGTCTCCGCCTTAGAGCAATCGTTTTCGTAAATTTAAGAGCAACTGCAGGGATTCAG GATATGGCTGAAATGATGGCAAAGGGATCCAAGGACAAGTGGGGAAATGAGATCGGTTATGTAATCTTCCCTCTCACAATTGCTTTACATGGTGACCCATTGGAACATATAGGGGAAGTTAAAGCCAAGATGGAACGTAAAAAGCTCTCACTTGAAGCTCAATGCACATTACCATTTTCTGGTTGTGTACTTAAAACATTTGGAGTTAAG GCAGCTGCTGCTCTGACACACA TTTTTACAAATACTACAGTGGCCTTTTCAAACGTGTGTGGTCCGCTAGAAGAAATTAGCTTCTTTGGCCATTCAATAGCTTTCCTTGCTCCTAGTATTTACGGGTTCCCTCAT GCAATAACAATCCATTGCCAAAGTTATGCTGATAAGATGACCATTATTCTAGCAGCTGACCCGAATGTGGTTCCTGATCCCCACCGGCTACTTGATGATCTAGAGGAATCACTGCAACTCATCAAAGATGCTGCATTGAAAAAGGGTTCATCAAAACTGCTATCTGAAAAGGAGGATTAG